Proteins encoded by one window of Arabidopsis thaliana chromosome 2, partial sequence:
- a CDS encoding Protein kinase superfamily protein (Protein kinase superfamily protein; FUNCTIONS IN: kinase activity; INVOLVED IN: protein amino acid phosphorylation; LOCATED IN: plasma membrane; EXPRESSED IN: 23 plant structures; EXPRESSED DURING: 12 growth stages; CONTAINS InterPro DOMAIN/s: Protein kinase, ATP binding site (InterPro:IPR017441), Malectin/receptor-like protein kinase (InterPro:IPR021720), Protein kinase, catalytic domain (InterPro:IPR000719), Serine-threonine/tyrosine-protein kinase (InterPro:IPR001245), Protein kinase-like domain (InterPro:IPR011009), Serine/threonine-protein kinase, active site (InterPro:IPR008271); BEST Arabidopsis thaliana protein match is: hercules receptor kinase 1 (TAIR:AT3G46290.1); Has 117164 Blast hits to 115761 proteins in 4506 species: Archae - 99; Bacteria - 13343; Metazoa - 43886; Fungi - 9766; Plants - 32814; Viruses - 370; Other Eukaryotes - 16886 (source: NCBI BLink).) produces MINLKLFLELKLCFLITLLCSSHISSVSDTFFINCGSPTNVTVNNRTFVSDNNLVQGFSVGTTDSNSGDESTLFQTARVFSDESSSTYRFPIEEHGWFLIRIYFLPLVSASQDLTTARFSVSAQNFTLIREYKPSTTSVVREYILNVTTDSLLLQFLPRTGSVSFINALEVLRLPETLIPEDAKLIGTQKDLKLSSHAMETVSRVNMGNLSVSRDQDKLWRQWDSDSAYKAHFGTPVMNLKAVNFSAGGITDDIAPVYVYGTATRLNSDLDPNTNANLTWTFKVEPGFDYFVRFHFCNIIVDPFGFERQIRFDIFVNSEKVRTIDMTEVLNGTFGAPFFVDAVMRKAKSREGFLNLSIGLVMDVSSYPVSFINGFEISKLSNDKRSLDAFDAILPDGSSSNKSSNTSVGLIAGLSAALCVALVFGVVVSWWCIRKRRRRNRQMQTVHSRGDDHQIKKNETGESLIFSSSKIGYRYPLALIKEATDDFDESLVIGVGGFGKVYKGVLRDKTEVAVKRGAPQSRQGLAEFKTEVEMLTQFRHRHLVSLIGYCDENSEMIIVYEYMEKGTLKDHLYDLDDKPRLSWRQRLEICVGAARGLHYLHTGSTRAIIHRDVKSANILLDDNFMAKVADFGLSKTGPDLDQTHVSTAVKGSFGYLDPEYLTRQQLTEKSDVYSFGVVMLEVVCGRPVIDPSLPREKVNLIEWAMKLVKKGKLEDIIDPFLVGKVKLEEVKKYCEVTEKCLSQNGIERPAMGDLLWNLEFMLQVQAKDEKAAMVDDKPEASVVGSTMQFSVNGVGDIAGVSMSKVFAQMVREETR; encoded by the coding sequence ATGATAAACCTCAAGCTATTCTTAGAGctaaagttatgttttttaataactttaCTCTGTTCTTCACAcatctcctctgtttctgacactttcttcatcaactgTGGATCTCCGACGAATGTAACAGTCAACAATAGAACCTTCGTCTCCGACAACAATCTTGTTCAAGGATTCTCTGTCGGAACCACCGATTCGAATTCAGGTGATGAATCGACTCTGTTTCAGACCGCAAGAGTATTCTCCgatgaatcatcatcaacttACAGATTCCCGATCGAGGAACACGGTTGGTTCTTGATTCGTATTTACTTTTTACCATTAGTCTCTGCTTCTCAAGATTTAACCACAGCTAGATTCTCAGTCTCGGCTCAGAATTTCACTCTGATCAGAGAATATAAACCCTCAACGACTTCTGTTGTTAGAGAATACATTTTAAACGTTACCACAGATAGTCTCTTGCTTCAGTTTCTCCCTAGAActggttctgtttctttcatcAATGCTTTGGAAGTTTTGAGACTTCCAGAGACTTTGATACCTGAAGATGCAAAACTCATTGGTACACAGAAGGATCTTAAGCTCAGTAGTCATGCGATGGAGACTGTTTCTCGTGTAAACATGGGGAATCTTAGTGTGAGTCGTGATCAAGATAAGCTGTGGAGGCAATGGGATTCTGATTCTGCTTATAAAGCTCACTTCGGTACACCGGTTATGAACCTCAAAGCGGTTAACTTCAGTGCTGGTGGAATAACTGATGACATTGCACCAGTTTACGTCTATGGAACCGCCACGAGGTTAAACTCTGATCTTGATCCTAATACTAACGCCAATCTTACTTGGACATTCAAAGTCGAGCCTGGTTTCGATTACTTTGTTCGGTTTCACTTTTGTAACATAATAGTGGATCCTTTTGGATTCGAGCGTCAGATAcgttttgacatttttgtgaACTCAGAGAAAGTTAGAACCATTGATATGACAGAGGTTTTAAATGGAACTTTTGGGGCTCCTTTTTTCGTTGATGCAGTGATGCGTAAAGCGAAAAGCCGTGAAGGGTTCTTGAATTTATCTATTGGTTTAGTTATGGATGTTTCTTCGTACCctgtttcttttattaacGGATTTGAGATTTCGAAGCTAAGCAATGATAAGCGGAGTCTTGATGCTTTTGATGCCATTTTACCTGATGGTTCTTCGAGTAACAAGAGTTCGAATACGAGTGTCGGATTGATAGCTGGTTTGTCTGCAGCTTTGTGTGTTGCTTTAGTGTTTGGTGTGGTTGTGTCTTGGTGGTGCAttaggaaaagaagaagaagaaatagacaAATGCAGACTGTTCATTCTAGAGGAGATGATCATCAGATTAAGAAGAATGAAACAGGTGAGAGCTTAATCTTTTCGAGCTCAAAGATCGGTTATCGATACCCTTTGGCTCTAATCAAGGAAGCAactgatgattttgatgaaagcTTAGTGATTGGGGTTGGTGGGTTTGGTAAAGTTTACAAAGGAGTCTTGAGAGACAAAACCGAAGTAGCTGTGAAACGTGGTGCTCCTCAATCTCGACAAGGTCTGGCGGAGTTTAAGACAGAGGTTGAAATGCTTACTCAGTTCAGACACAgacatttggtttctttaatcGGATATTGCGATGAAAACAGTGAAATGATCATTGTCTATGAATATATGGAGAAGGGAACGCTTAAGGACCATTTGTATGACTTGGATGATAAGCCGAGGTTGAGTTGGAGACAGAGGCTTGAGATATGCGTTGGTGCAGCTAGAGGGCTTCATTATCTCCACACAGGTTCCACAAGAGCAATCATACACCGCGATGTGAAATCTGCTAACATTCTATTGGATGATAATTTTATGGCTAAAGTTGCAGATTTTGGATTGTCTAAGACAGGTCCTGATCTTGATCAAACACATGTGAGTACCGCGGTCAAAGGAAGCTTTGGATATCTTGATCCAGAGTATCTAACAAGACAACAATTAACTGAGAAATCTGATGTTTACTCTTTTGGTGTGGTGATGCTTGAAGTAGTATGTGGTAGACCAGTCATTGATCCATCACTACCGAGAGAGAAAGTGAATTTGATCGAATGGGCGATGAAGTTGGTGAAGAAAGGGAAATTGGAAGATATCATAGACCCATTTCTTGTAGGAAAAGTAAAGCTTGAAGAGGTGAAAAAGTACTGTGAGGTAACAGAGAAGTGTTTGTCCCAAAACGGAATTGAGAGGCCAGCAATGGGAGATTTGTTGTGGAACCTAGAGTTCATGCTTCAGGTGCAAGCAAAAGATGAGAAAGCAGCAATGGTGGATGATAAGCCAGAGGCGAGTGTCGTTGGCTCGACCATGCAGTTTAGTGTGAATGGAGTGGGAGATATTGCAGGGGTCTCAATGAGCAAAGTTTTCGCACAAATGGTTAGAGAAGAAACGAGATAA
- the MAKR4 gene encoding membrane-associated kinase regulator (unknown protein; BEST Arabidopsis thaliana protein match is: unknown protein (TAIR:AT2G37380.1); Has 184 Blast hits to 178 proteins in 53 species: Archae - 0; Bacteria - 58; Metazoa - 9; Fungi - 0; Plants - 103; Viruses - 0; Other Eukaryotes - 14 (source: NCBI BLink).): MAAYLERCDSVEEDYIDMEVTSFTNLVRKTLSNNYPREFEFQMSHLCPLEIDKTTSPADELFYKGKLLPLHLPPRLQMVQKILEDYTFDDEFYSTPLATGTVTTPVTSNTPFESCTVSPAESCQVSKELNPEDYFLEYSDSLEEDDEKKKSWTTKLRLMKQSSLGTKIKASRAYLRSFFGKTSCSDESSCASSAARVADEDSVLRYSRVKPFGQIKTERPKKQSNGSVSGSHRRSFSVSMRRQAAKSSNNKSSNSLGFRPLQFLKRSTSSSSEIENSIQGAILHCKQSQQQKQKQKQYSTVNEVGFCSLSASRIAARDDQEWAQMFRG, encoded by the coding sequence atggcGGCTTATCTAGAGCGATGCGACAGTGTAGAAGAAGATTACATTGATATGGAAGTAACTTCTTTCACAAACCTCGTACGTAAAACTCTGAGCAACAACTACCCTCGAGAGTTCGAGTTCCAAATGTCTCATCTTTGTCCTCTTGAGATAGACAAAACCACTTCCCCTGCGGACGAACTCTTCTACAAAGGCAAGCTTCTCCCTCTTCACTTACCTCCACGTCTCCAAATGGTCCAAAAGATTCTAGAAGATTACACCTTCGACGACGAATTCTACAGCACTCCTTTAGCCACCGGAACGGTTACAACTCCAGTGACGAGCAACACTCCGTTCGAGTCCTGCACCGTCTCTCCGGCAGAGTCTTGCCAAGTGAGTAAAGAGCTTAACCCTGAAGACTACTTCCTAGAATATTCAGATTCATTGGAGGAGGacgatgagaagaagaaatcttgGACCACGAAACTAAGATTGATGAAGCAGTCAAGTCTCGGAACGAAGATTAAAGCTTCGAGAGCTTATCTAAGATCGTTCTTTGGTAAGACAAGTTGTTCTGATGAGTCATCATGCGCGTCTTCCGCTGCGAGAGTTGCAGACGAAGATTCGGTTTTGAGGTATTCGCGAGTAAAGCCTTTTGGACAgatcaaaacagagagacctaaaaaacagagtaatggTTCTGTTTCCGGAAGCCATAGGAGATCATTTTCAGTTTCTATGAGGAGGCAAGCTGCCAAGAGTTCTAACAACAAATCATCGAatagtttagggtttcgtcCGTTGCAGTTTTTGAAGAGAAGTACGAGTTCGAGTTCTGAAATTGAGAATTCTATCCAAGGAGCTATCTTGCATTGCAAGCAATCACAGCAGCAGAagcagaaacagaaacagtatAGTACTGTTAACGAGGTCGGATTCTGTTCGTTGTCAGCGTCAAGAATCGCAGCTAGGGATGATCAAGAATGGGCTCAGATGTTTAGGGGCTAA